The following coding sequences are from one Pseudomonas oryzae window:
- a CDS encoding TAXI family TRAP transporter solute-binding subunit yields the protein MRRLLQDLSIILRANLWLVPVLAALVGALFYFVAPPPPMHARMATGAEGGGYARFAARLRDELAKEGFELTLVPSHGARDNLRLLLDEAAEVQLGLTQSGLERQLSDGERQRLHALGAVYQEPLWLFQRRQLKIRRMHDLLPLRVALGAANSGTAMVSGAVLAANGIAAEQYPASWQWRSGSQAADALLAGELDAAFVIGPAEDPLIRRLAAAPELRLVDFRRAAAYQARLPFVHAISVGQGLLDLASDSPQRDIVTLAPAATLVVNDSFHPALTPLILAAARKVLADGNLLDPPGAFPSAEPETLPLLQEAAYFHGNGLPLLQRYLPFRIASLADRYIILLIPLLVVLIPLFKAVGPVYRWRIRARIYRWYKHLREIDRQLDAGTLPARLDEEIARLEQLEERLAKVEVPLSYSSELYQLHLHLRYVIERLQALQRRPTQPDGDAQAGE from the coding sequence ATGCGTCGTCTGCTGCAAGACCTGTCGATCATCCTGCGCGCCAACCTGTGGCTGGTGCCGGTCCTCGCCGCGCTGGTCGGCGCGCTGTTCTACTTCGTCGCCCCGCCGCCGCCGATGCATGCGCGCATGGCCACCGGCGCCGAGGGTGGCGGCTATGCGCGCTTCGCCGCGCGGCTGCGCGACGAACTGGCCAAAGAGGGCTTCGAGCTGACCCTGGTGCCCAGCCACGGCGCGCGCGACAACCTGCGCCTGCTGCTCGACGAGGCTGCGGAGGTGCAGCTCGGCCTGACCCAGAGCGGTCTGGAGCGGCAGCTGAGCGACGGCGAACGCCAGCGCCTGCACGCCCTCGGCGCGGTCTACCAGGAGCCGCTGTGGCTGTTCCAGCGGCGCCAGCTGAAGATCCGCCGCATGCACGACCTGCTGCCGCTGCGCGTCGCCCTCGGCGCGGCGAACAGCGGCACCGCCATGGTCAGCGGCGCGGTGCTCGCCGCCAACGGCATCGCCGCCGAGCAGTACCCGGCCAGCTGGCAGTGGCGCAGCGGCAGCCAGGCCGCCGATGCCCTGCTGGCCGGCGAGCTGGATGCCGCCTTCGTCATCGGCCCGGCGGAAGATCCGCTGATCCGCCGCCTGGCCGCCGCGCCCGAGCTGCGCCTGGTCGACTTCCGCCGCGCCGCGGCCTACCAGGCGCGCCTGCCGTTCGTGCACGCCATCAGCGTCGGCCAGGGCCTGCTCGACCTGGCCAGCGACAGCCCGCAGCGCGACATCGTCACCCTCGCCCCGGCCGCCACACTGGTGGTCAACGACAGCTTCCACCCGGCGCTCACCCCGCTGATCCTCGCCGCCGCGCGCAAGGTGCTGGCTGACGGCAACCTGCTCGATCCGCCCGGCGCCTTCCCCAGCGCCGAGCCCGAAACCCTGCCGCTGCTGCAGGAGGCCGCCTACTTCCACGGCAACGGCCTGCCGCTGCTGCAGCGCTACCTGCCGTTCCGCATCGCCTCGCTGGCCGACCGCTACATCATCCTGCTGATACCGCTGCTGGTGGTGCTGATCCCGCTGTTCAAGGCGGTCGGTCCGGTGTACCGCTGGCGCATCCGCGCGCGCATCTACCGCTGGTACAAGCACCTGCGCGAGATCGACCGCCAGCTCGACGCCGGCACCCTGCCGGCGCGCCTGGACGAGGAGATCGCCCGCCTGGAACAGCTGGAGGAGCGGCTGGCCAAGGTCGAGGTGCCGCTGTCCTACTCCAGCGAGCTGTACCAGCTGCACCTGCACCTGCGCTACGTGATCGAACGCCTGCAGGCCCTGCAACGGCGCCCGACGCAGCCCGACGGGGACGCCCAAGCCGGGGAGTGA